A window of the Lepus europaeus isolate LE1 chromosome 5, mLepTim1.pri, whole genome shotgun sequence genome harbors these coding sequences:
- the CTPS1 gene encoding CTP synthase 1, with protein sequence MKYILVTGGVISGIGKGIIASSVGTILKSCGLHVTSIKIDPYINIDAGTFSPYEHGEVFVLDDGGEVDLDLGNYERFLDIRLTKDNNLTTGKIYQYVINKERKGDYLGKTVQVVPHITDAIQEWVMRQALIPVDEDGLEPQVCVIELGGTVGDIESMPFIEAFRQFQFKVKRENFCNIHVSLVPQPSSTGEQKTKPTQNSVRELRGLGLSPDLVVCRCSNPLDTSVKEKISMFCHVEPEQVICVHDVSSIYRVPLLLEEQGVVDYFLRRLDLPIERQPRKMLMKWKEMADRYDRLLETCSIALVGKYTKFSDSYASVIKALEHSALAINHKLEIKYIDSTDLEPSTLQEEPVRYHEAWQKLCSAHGVLVPGGFGVRGTEGKIQAISWARKQRKPFLGVCLGMQLAVVEFSRNVLGWQDANSTEFDPKTSHPVVIDMPEHNPGQMGGTMRLGKRRTLFQTKNSVMRKLYGDADFLEERHRHRFEVNPVLKKCLEEQGLKFVGQDVEGERMEIVELEDHPFFVGVQYHPEFLSRPIKPSPPYFGLLLASVGRLPHYLQKGCRLSPRDTYSDRSGSSSPDSEITELKFPSINHD encoded by the exons ATGAAGTACATTCTGGTTACTGGCGGGGTGATATCAGGAATTGGAAAAGGAATCATTGCTAGCAGTGTGGGCACAATACTGAAGTCGTGCGGCTTACACGTGACGTCCATTAAAATCGACCCCTACATTAACATCGACGCAGGAACGTTCTCTCCATATGAGCACG GCGAGGTTTTTGTGCTGGATGATGGGGGGGAGGTAGACCTGGACCTGGGTAACTACGAACGCTTCCTCGACATCCGCCTCACCAAGGACAACAACTTGACCACCGGCAAGATCTACCAGTATGTCATCAACAAGGAACGCAAAGGAGACTACTTGGGGAAAACCGTCCAAG tTGTCCCTCACATCACAGATGCAATCCAGGAGTGGGTAATGAGACAGGCCTTAATACCTGTGGACGAAGATGGCCTTGAACCTCAAGTGTGTGTCATTGAG CTCGGTGGCACCGTGGGGGATATAGAAAGCATGCCCTTTATCGAGGCCTTCCGGCAGTTCCAGTTCAAGGtcaagagagagaacttctgtaATATCCACGTCAGCCTAGTTCCTCAG CCAAGTTCAACAGGGGAACAGAAGACTAAACCCACTCAAAACAGTGTCCGGGAGCTGAGGGGACTTGGCCTTTCACCCGACCTG GTTGTGTGCAGGTGCTCAAATCCCCTTGACACGTCAGTGAAGGAGAAAATATCCATGTTCTGCCATGTGGAACCTGAACAG GTGATCTGTGTCCACGATGTCTCATCCATTTACCGTGTCCCCTTGCTGTTGGAGGAGCAGGGGGTTGTAGATTATTTTCTTCGAAGACTGGACCTTCCTATTGAGAGGCAGCCACGGAAAATGCTGATGAAGTGGAAGGAGATGGCTGACAG GTATGACCGCTTGCTCGAGACTTGCTCCATTGCCCTCGTGGGCAAATACACCAAGTTCTCGGACTCGTATGCCTCTGTCATCAAGGCTCTGGAGCACTCGGCACTGGCCATCAACCACAAACTGGAAATCAAG TACATAGACTCCACGGACCTGGAGCCGAGCACCCTGCAGGAGGAGCCTGTGCGCTACCACGAGGCCTGGCAGAAGCTCTGCAGCGCTCA tggagtgctggttccaggagGATTTGGTGTTCGAGGAACAGAAGGAAAGATCCAGGCAATCTCCTGGGCTCGGAAACAGAGGAAGCCTTTTTTGG GTGTGTGCCTAGGAATGCAGTTGGCAGTGGTGGAATTTTCAAGAAATGTGCTGGGATGGCAAG ATGCCAATTCTACAGAGTTTGATCCTAAGACCAGTCACCCTGTG GTCATAGACATGCCCGAACACAACCCCGGGCAGATGGGCGGCACCATGAGGCTGGGCAAGAGGAGAACCCTGTTCCAGACCAAGAACTCGGTCATGA GGAAGCTCTATGGAGAcgcagacttcctggaggagcgGCACCGCCACAGGTTCGAG GTGAATCCAGTCCTCAAAAAGTGTCTGGAAGAGCAGGGCTTGAAGTTCGTCGGCCAAGACGTTgaaggagagagaatggagaTCGTGGAGTTGGAAG ATCATCCTTTCTTTGTCGGCGTGCAGTACCACCCCGAGTTCCTGTCGCGACCCATCAAGCCCTCCCCGCCGTACTTCGGCCTCCTGCTGGCCTCCGTGGGGCGGCTCCCGCATTACCTCCAGAAAGGCTGCAGGCTCTCGCCCAG GGACACCTACAGCGACAGAAGTGGAAGCAGCTCCCCCGACTCCGAGATCACGGAGCTCAAGTTTCCATCGATAAACCACGACTGA